In one window of Paracoccus saliphilus DNA:
- a CDS encoding DUF5765 domain-containing protein has translation MCWSGEASAVLAVAGFATTGYVVWKGESPRLYTALAYFSLMELLQAVTYSVIGQCSLPANQIATILGYLHITFQPFFINLMSMYFIPDHIRKKIEYPVYALCFASAAMMILQLYPFEWAGRCMIGEALCARNLCSVHGNWHIAWNVPINGLTNFVVGNVWTDFLTLYPTYMITGLILPFLYGSWRFTLYHFFIGPRLAMLLTDNPNEVPAIWCLLSIGILILVVKTPIRKYMHVKKWLLWPETIRSMKKRSGRSRSQPGPGNR, from the coding sequence ATGTGCTGGAGCGGCGAAGCGTCGGCGGTTCTGGCGGTAGCTGGATTCGCAACAACCGGATACGTGGTCTGGAAAGGCGAAAGTCCGCGTCTTTATACGGCGCTGGCTTATTTTTCGCTGATGGAGCTCCTGCAGGCCGTTACCTATTCCGTGATCGGCCAGTGCAGCCTCCCGGCCAACCAGATCGCCACTATTCTCGGCTACCTCCATATCACCTTTCAGCCGTTTTTTATCAATCTTATGTCGATGTATTTCATCCCCGATCACATCCGGAAAAAGATTGAATATCCTGTTTATGCGCTGTGCTTTGCCTCTGCGGCGATGATGATCCTGCAGCTCTACCCCTTCGAATGGGCGGGGCGGTGCATGATTGGTGAAGCTCTCTGCGCCCGAAATTTATGCTCGGTGCACGGCAACTGGCATATCGCCTGGAATGTCCCGATCAACGGCCTGACCAATTTTGTAGTCGGAAACGTCTGGACGGATTTCCTCACTCTGTATCCAACCTACATGATAACGGGCCTGATATTGCCGTTTCTCTACGGCTCGTGGCGCTTTACGCTCTATCACTTTTTTATTGGACCGCGGCTGGCCATGCTGTTGACAGATAACCCGAATGAGGTGCCCGCGATCTGGTGTTTGCTGTCAATCGGCATCCTTATCCTGGTGGTGAAAACACCAATCAGGAAGTATATGCATGTCAAGAAATGGCTGCTGTGGCCGGAAACGATCCGAAGCATGAAGAAACGGTCAGGCCGTTCGCGGTCACAGCCAGGCCCGGGTAATCGCTGA
- a CDS encoding class I SAM-dependent methyltransferase: MPKLKVIVARKLDQLTMPLAIRLPSGERLGSSEARVTLVFADAAALVPLATGRLERLAEAIVKDRVRIEGSLRDLMSAVAEMVSDGGRPVQQGPWARAFTRVRSFLRHSRSKDVGHIQSHYDISDDFFALWLDPKRIYSCGYFREPSMSLAEAQEAKLGLICRKLDLRAGESFLDVGAGWGGLMLHAARHYGVNVTGITLSRNQFDHVKALIAAEGLSDRVDILLCDYRDLDPEQPFDKLASVGMFEHVGRANMRPYFQCLYRLVRPGGLVLNHGITATGLDNAMVAGGLGDFLEKYIFPGGELIHVSHAIRVLSQAGLEMVDTENLRPHYAKTLWSWSDALEANLTEAGRVLARSMGPARAAEMLRAYELYLAGCALAFEQGWMALYQILLVRPDHEIVTPEMPGAQSVYPFRRNYIYDARSHHAEKSEGSSAS, from the coding sequence ATGCCGAAACTGAAGGTCATCGTCGCGCGCAAACTGGATCAGCTCACAATGCCACTGGCTATTCGGCTTCCTTCTGGTGAGCGGCTGGGAAGTAGCGAGGCCCGCGTCACTTTGGTATTTGCGGATGCGGCTGCGCTGGTGCCTCTGGCGACAGGCCGTCTGGAACGACTGGCAGAGGCGATCGTCAAGGATCGGGTTCGGATCGAAGGCTCGTTGCGCGATTTGATGTCAGCAGTTGCCGAGATGGTTTCCGATGGCGGTCGTCCGGTTCAACAAGGTCCGTGGGCACGCGCATTTACTCGCGTGCGATCCTTTCTGCGGCACAGCCGTTCGAAGGATGTCGGCCACATCCAATCTCACTATGATATCTCTGACGACTTCTTCGCACTGTGGCTCGACCCCAAGCGGATATACTCCTGCGGCTATTTTCGTGAGCCGAGTATGAGCCTTGCCGAGGCCCAAGAAGCCAAGCTCGGCCTCATCTGCCGTAAACTTGATCTGCGGGCCGGCGAGAGCTTTCTTGATGTCGGTGCGGGCTGGGGCGGCTTGATGCTTCATGCCGCGCGCCATTACGGCGTGAATGTGACAGGCATCACCCTGTCTCGGAACCAGTTCGACCATGTGAAAGCCCTGATCGCCGCCGAAGGGCTGAGCGATCGTGTCGATATCCTGCTATGTGATTACCGGGATCTCGATCCGGAACAGCCCTTCGACAAACTCGCTTCTGTCGGAATGTTTGAGCATGTCGGGCGCGCCAATATGCGACCTTACTTTCAGTGCCTTTACCGTCTTGTAAGACCAGGAGGCCTGGTGCTGAACCACGGCATCACTGCGACAGGCCTGGACAATGCCATGGTCGCCGGAGGACTCGGGGATTTTCTTGAGAAATACATCTTTCCCGGCGGCGAGTTGATCCATGTCAGTCATGCGATCCGTGTGCTTTCACAGGCTGGGCTGGAAATGGTCGATACCGAAAATTTGCGGCCGCATTATGCAAAAACACTTTGGTCCTGGTCAGATGCACTTGAAGCCAACTTGACGGAAGCCGGCCGCGTGCTTGCGCGCAGCATGGGTCCTGCTCGGGCAGCAGAGATGCTCCGCGCCTATGAGCTTTATCTCGCTGGCTGTGCCTTGGCTTTTGAGCAGGGGTGGATGGCGCTCTATCAAATTCTGCTTGTCCGCCCGGATCATGAAATCGTGACACCCGAAATGCCGGGAGCCCAATCCGTTTATCCATTCCGCCGAAACTATATCTATGACGCGAGATCGCATCACGCGGAAAAATCGGAAGGAAGTTCCGCAAGCTAA
- a CDS encoding sigma-70 family RNA polymerase sigma factor: MRAFARSLTGDRARADDLVLDTVVTAWATIDRLEPGSNMRTWLFTILRNSFYSEFREAAGETVVENGIRGKRMAIEPDHDGIFEPASFRRAFNTLPAEQREALVLVGAAGFSYDEAAAMCGCATITIENRRKRGQRSLAAVLSLEQDDAVRQGLIRSRL, encoded by the coding sequence ATGCGCGCCTTCGCAAGGTCCCTCACAGGGGATCGCGCGCGGGCGGACGATCTTGTGCTGGACACCGTGGTCACGGCCTGGGCAACCATCGACAGACTTGAACCCGGTTCGAACATGCGCACCTGGCTTTTCACTATATTGCGCAACAGTTTCTACTCGGAGTTTCGAGAGGCAGCTGGCGAGACTGTCGTCGAGAACGGCATCCGTGGCAAACGAATGGCGATCGAGCCCGATCACGACGGTATTTTTGAGCCTGCCAGTTTCCGCCGCGCCTTCAACACTCTCCCCGCTGAGCAGCGCGAAGCGCTGGTCCTGGTCGGAGCAGCGGGGTTCTCCTATGACGAGGCAGCCGCGATGTGCGGCTGTGCCACCATCACCATTGAGAACCGCAGGAAGCGTGGACAGCGGAGTCTTGCAGCGGTCTTGTCCCTCGAGCAAGACGACGCCGTCAGACAAGGGCTCATACGGTCACGACTGTGA
- a CDS encoding TrkH family potassium uptake protein, translating into MKFVTFVNGSVLLFMSALMLLDAAIFPVTGWTFLLAGLTCGTMGSAVALAGGSHRSQLHRLHGFLMTATVWITAALAGAVPLYMWGLSPVDAVFEAMSGITTTGSTVMAGLDDTSKGILFWRSVLQAVGGIGFIVTGIALLPILRVGGMQLFRTESSEQNEKEFASATRFAIATLFVYLGLMLLCGVAYALGGMSLFEAVNHAMTTLATGGYSTSDSSFGHFESPFLQWSGTLFMLLGGLPLVWYIRFYTRRSLRNEQVRLMITSLVAVILSMSLWLSISADLNFLVAVRLVAFNVVSVVTTTGYATTDYSTWGTIAVAAFFILTAVGGCSGSTAGGTKAMRWVILGRAIKAELARMRHPNSVNTIRYDGQKVEPDVLNGVISFVAIFFATFLLGAAVLNLLGLDFTTAVSGSLTALANVGPGLGEIIGPAGNFSMLSDPAKLTLVVGMYLGRLEILTVLIVLAPNYWRAL; encoded by the coding sequence ATGAAATTTGTGACGTTCGTCAACGGATCAGTGCTTCTGTTCATGTCAGCGCTCATGTTGCTGGACGCGGCGATCTTTCCCGTGACCGGTTGGACTTTTCTGCTGGCAGGATTGACATGCGGGACGATGGGGAGTGCCGTCGCTCTCGCTGGAGGATCGCACAGGTCACAGCTTCACCGGCTCCACGGTTTTCTCATGACCGCAACCGTCTGGATTACGGCGGCTCTCGCAGGTGCAGTGCCACTCTATATGTGGGGTTTATCCCCGGTCGATGCCGTCTTTGAAGCAATGTCCGGCATCACGACGACCGGCTCCACGGTCATGGCCGGTCTCGATGACACTTCGAAAGGCATCCTGTTCTGGCGTTCCGTTTTGCAAGCTGTTGGGGGTATTGGCTTTATCGTGACTGGAATTGCCCTGCTACCGATCCTTCGCGTTGGCGGGATGCAGTTGTTCCGGACGGAAAGTTCGGAGCAGAATGAAAAGGAATTTGCAAGCGCCACACGCTTCGCGATTGCAACGCTGTTCGTCTATCTCGGGTTGATGCTGCTATGCGGGGTCGCCTATGCATTGGGTGGCATGAGCCTATTCGAGGCCGTGAATCATGCCATGACGACCTTGGCGACAGGTGGATACTCGACATCTGACTCGTCCTTCGGACATTTCGAGAGTCCCTTTCTACAATGGTCGGGAACCTTGTTCATGCTGCTGGGCGGGCTGCCTCTGGTTTGGTATATTCGGTTCTATACTCGCCGCTCTCTGCGGAACGAACAGGTCCGGCTGATGATCACCAGCCTCGTCGCGGTCATTCTCTCCATGTCGCTTTGGTTGAGCATTTCCGCAGATTTGAATTTTCTAGTGGCAGTGCGACTGGTCGCATTCAATGTGGTCTCCGTTGTCACCACAACAGGCTATGCGACAACGGACTATTCGACCTGGGGGACCATTGCGGTCGCGGCGTTCTTCATTCTCACCGCTGTGGGCGGCTGTTCCGGATCAACCGCCGGAGGCACCAAAGCAATGCGCTGGGTCATCTTGGGACGAGCAATAAAAGCTGAACTCGCCAGAATGCGGCATCCAAATTCTGTGAATACTATCCGCTATGATGGGCAAAAGGTTGAACCTGATGTGCTAAACGGTGTGATTTCGTTTGTCGCAATCTTCTTTGCGACATTTCTGCTGGGAGCCGCAGTGCTGAACCTGCTGGGGCTAGATTTCACGACTGCAGTCAGCGGGTCCCTGACAGCACTGGCCAATGTTGGTCCGGGTCTTGGCGAAATCATTGGGCCCGCAGGCAACTTTTCCATGCTGAGCGATCCAGCGAAACTAACGCTGGTCGTTGGCATGTATTTGGGACGGCTGGAAATCCTGACCGTGCTGATCGTTCTTGCTCCGAATTATTGGCGAGCGCTCTAA